The following coding sequences lie in one Anguilla rostrata isolate EN2019 chromosome 8, ASM1855537v3, whole genome shotgun sequence genomic window:
- the smap2 gene encoding stromal membrane-associated protein 2 isoform X1: MTGKSVKDIDRYQTVLTSLLSQEENKFCADCQAKGPRWASWNLGIFICIRCAGIHRNLGVHISRVKSVNLDQWTHEQIQCVQEMGNAKARRLYEAFLPECFQRPETDQAAEAFIRDKYEKKKYMDKCINIQTFRKEKSSDSIAKETPVVFEKMKPKRDESQQIKISPKKPSQPVTDLLGLDTPAPAAAVPNGRPSPATSHSMDLFGSMATPSPDSAKSTPASGSMPTGRTAASVPENLSLFLDPAPKTEESGKLSKDSILSLYSTVTPHTHNMAAHGGMYMTPAQMGYAAPGYGSYPAQGGMMGAVLGHQGMAPQPGMPAASPYMAAAQGGMMGVQNGMMGGMAAVPQQMYGVQQAQQLQWNIAQMTQHMAGMNFYGTNSMVGYSQPMGGAAAPGSSHMLGSHVWK, from the exons GTCCTCGATGGGCTTCCTGGAATCTGGGAATATTCATCTGCATCCGCTGTGCTGGAATCCACCGCAACCTGGGCGTGCACATCTCCCGGGTCAAGTCCGTCAACCTGGACCAGTGGACCCATGAGCAGatccag TGTGTCCAGGAGATGGGGAACGCCAAGGCCCGCCGTCTGTATGAAGCCTTCCTCCCAGAGTGCTTCCAGCGTCCGGAAACTGACCA AGCTGCAGAGGCCTTTATCAGGGACAAGTACGAGAAGAAGAAGTACATGGACAAGTGCATCAACATCCAGACCTTCAGG AAAGAGAAGAGCAGTGATTCTATAGCCAAGGAGACACCGGTTGTATTTGAGAAAATGAAACCG AAGAGGGATGAGTCGCAGCAGATCAAGATCAGCCCAAAGAAACCAAGTCAGCCGGTTACTGACCTGCTAGGGCTAG ATACCCCTGCTCCAGCTGCCGCTGTTCCCAACGGGCGACCCAGCCCAGCGACGTCCCACTCAATGGACCTGTTCGGCTCCATGGCCACGCCCTCGCCCGACTCCGCCAAGAGCACG CCTGCTTCGGGGTCCATGCCCACGGGCCGGACGGCCGCCTCCGTGCCGGAGAACCTCAGCCTGTTCCTGGACCCGGCGCCCAAGACGGAGGAGAGCGGGAAGCTGTCGAAGGACTCCATCCTGTCGCTGTACAGCACGGTCAcgccacacacccacaacatgGCGGCGCATG GTGGTATGTACATGACCCCGGCTCAGATGGGCTACGCCGCGCCAGGCTATGGCAGTTACCCGGCACAGGGGGGCATGATGGGAGCCGTGCTGGGACACCAGGGCATGGCGCCACAGCCGGGAATGCCCGCCGCCTCGCCCTACATGGCTGCAGCACAGGGGGGCATGATGGGAGTGCAGAACGGCATGATGGGAGGGATGGCGGCCGTGCCCCAGCAAATGTACGGAGTGCAGCAGGCCCAGCAGCTGCAGTGGAACATTGCCCAG ATGACCCAGCACATGGCAGGCATGAACTTCTATGGTACAAACAGCATGGTGGGATACAGTCAGCCCATGGGCGGAGCTGCAGCGCCAGGCTCCAGTCACATGCTGGGATCACATGTGTGGAAATGA
- the smap2 gene encoding stromal membrane-associated protein 2 isoform X2, which produces MTGKSVKDIDRYQTVLTSLLSQEENKFCADCQAKGPRWASWNLGIFICIRCAGIHRNLGVHISRVKSVNLDQWTHEQIQCVQEMGNAKARRLYEAFLPECFQRPETDQAAEAFIRDKYEKKKYMDKCINIQTFRKRDESQQIKISPKKPSQPVTDLLGLDTPAPAAAVPNGRPSPATSHSMDLFGSMATPSPDSAKSTPASGSMPTGRTAASVPENLSLFLDPAPKTEESGKLSKDSILSLYSTVTPHTHNMAAHGGMYMTPAQMGYAAPGYGSYPAQGGMMGAVLGHQGMAPQPGMPAASPYMAAAQGGMMGVQNGMMGGMAAVPQQMYGVQQAQQLQWNIAQMTQHMAGMNFYGTNSMVGYSQPMGGAAAPGSSHMLGSHVWK; this is translated from the exons GTCCTCGATGGGCTTCCTGGAATCTGGGAATATTCATCTGCATCCGCTGTGCTGGAATCCACCGCAACCTGGGCGTGCACATCTCCCGGGTCAAGTCCGTCAACCTGGACCAGTGGACCCATGAGCAGatccag TGTGTCCAGGAGATGGGGAACGCCAAGGCCCGCCGTCTGTATGAAGCCTTCCTCCCAGAGTGCTTCCAGCGTCCGGAAACTGACCA AGCTGCAGAGGCCTTTATCAGGGACAAGTACGAGAAGAAGAAGTACATGGACAAGTGCATCAACATCCAGACCTTCAGG AAGAGGGATGAGTCGCAGCAGATCAAGATCAGCCCAAAGAAACCAAGTCAGCCGGTTACTGACCTGCTAGGGCTAG ATACCCCTGCTCCAGCTGCCGCTGTTCCCAACGGGCGACCCAGCCCAGCGACGTCCCACTCAATGGACCTGTTCGGCTCCATGGCCACGCCCTCGCCCGACTCCGCCAAGAGCACG CCTGCTTCGGGGTCCATGCCCACGGGCCGGACGGCCGCCTCCGTGCCGGAGAACCTCAGCCTGTTCCTGGACCCGGCGCCCAAGACGGAGGAGAGCGGGAAGCTGTCGAAGGACTCCATCCTGTCGCTGTACAGCACGGTCAcgccacacacccacaacatgGCGGCGCATG GTGGTATGTACATGACCCCGGCTCAGATGGGCTACGCCGCGCCAGGCTATGGCAGTTACCCGGCACAGGGGGGCATGATGGGAGCCGTGCTGGGACACCAGGGCATGGCGCCACAGCCGGGAATGCCCGCCGCCTCGCCCTACATGGCTGCAGCACAGGGGGGCATGATGGGAGTGCAGAACGGCATGATGGGAGGGATGGCGGCCGTGCCCCAGCAAATGTACGGAGTGCAGCAGGCCCAGCAGCTGCAGTGGAACATTGCCCAG ATGACCCAGCACATGGCAGGCATGAACTTCTATGGTACAAACAGCATGGTGGGATACAGTCAGCCCATGGGCGGAGCTGCAGCGCCAGGCTCCAGTCACATGCTGGGATCACATGTGTGGAAATGA